One Aphelocoma coerulescens isolate FSJ_1873_10779 chromosome 4A, UR_Acoe_1.0, whole genome shotgun sequence DNA window includes the following coding sequences:
- the RLIM gene encoding E3 ubiquitin-protein ligase RLIM isoform X2, whose protein sequence is MESSDSSDKGSIDQSEAQRQSQLDRLDREEAFYQFVNNLSEEDYRLMRDNNLLGTPGAESAEDVSNGDSIIDWLNSVRQTGNTTRSGQRGNQSWRAVSRTNPNSGDFRFSLEINVNRNNGNTNPETENEPSVEPSNGEDLENSQSDSEIPRSESPSVRQPGSERSSAEELTAEEASPPRGQRRARSRSPEQRRTRARTDRSRSPINAVSEAPRRSHHNTSSQTLDHSSASEAEGSSRTRQHVTLRQHTVGTEVPSENAVLFSPPETRPAPQAAGSSESTGTSESAAPGQRPPTIVLDLQVRRVRPGEYRQRDSIANRTRSRSQTPNNTVTYESERGGFRRTFSRSERAGVRTYVSTIRIPIRRILNTGLSETTSVAIQTMLRQIMTGFGELSYFMYSDSDADPSGPAPNQNVETSEPQSGGGGTSGSENADVSSGEVYEGGHEASSTSGARREGRNTRGSVTFEESGSLPFLSLAQFFLLNEDDDDQPRGLTKEQIDNLAMRNFGESDALKTCSVCITEYTEGNKLRKLPCSHEYHVHCIDRWLSENSTCPICRRAVLASGNRESVV, encoded by the exons ATGGAAAGCTCAGATTCAAGTGATAAAGGAAGTATTGATCAATCAGAAGCCCAACGTCAGAGCCAGCTGGATCGGTTAGATCGAGAAGAAGCTTTCTATCAGTTTGTGAACAACCTGAGTGAAGAGGACTACAGGCTTATGAGAGATAACAATTTGCTAGGAACACCAG GTGCAGAGTCCGCAGAAGATGTTTCAAATGGAGATTCTATAATAGACTGGCTTAATTCAGTCCGACAGACTGGAAACACAACACGAAGTGGGCAGCGAGGAAACCAGTCCTGGAGAGCAGTGAGCCGGACTAACCCAAATAGTGGCGACTTCAGATTCAGTTTGGAAATAAATGTCAATCGTAATAATGGGAACACGAATCCAGAAACTGAGAATGAGCCATCTGTAGAGCCTTCCAATGGGGAGGATTTGGAAAACAGCCAAAGTGACTCTGAAATTCCAAGGTCTGAATCACCATCTGTAAGGCAGCCTGGATCAGAAAGGAGCAGTGCGGAGGAGCTGACGGCTGAGGAGGCTTCCCCTCCTAGAGGGCAGAGGAGAGccaggagtaggagtccagaaCAGCGGCGGACGCGGGCTAGGACTGATAGAAGTAGGTCACCTATTAATGCAGTGAGTGAGGCCCCTCGCAGGTCTCATCACAACACATCATCTCAAACACTTGACCACTCCTCAgcgagcgaggctgagggcagcTCTAGAACTAGGCAGCACGTGACGTTAAGGCAGCACACAGTGGGGACTGAGGTGCCAAGTGAAAATGCAGTTCTCTTTTCCCCCCCTGAAACGAGGCCTGCTCCTCAAGCAGCAGGTTCTTCAGAAAGTACCGGCACCAGTGAGTCTGCGGCTCCTGGGCAGAGGCCTCCCACCATAGTGCTTGACCTCCAGGTGAGAAGAGTTCGCCCGGGAGAGTACCGGCAAAGGGACAGCATAGCCAACAGGACCCGGTCCCGGTCCCAGACCCCCAACAACACGGTCACCTACGAGAGCGAGCGCGGAGGCTTCCGGCGCACGTTCTCCCGCTCGGAGCGGGCTGGAGTGAGAACTTACGTCAGCACCATTAGGATTCCCATCCGTAGGATCTTAAACACAGGCCTGAGCGAGACTACGTCAGTTGCCATCCAGACCATGCTGAGGCAGATCATGACAGGCTTCGGGGAGCTCAGTTACTTCATGTACAGTGATAGCGATGCAGATCCCAGTGGGCCAGCTCCCAATCAGAACGTGGAGACTTCTGAGCCGCAGAGCGGAGGTGGGGGCACCTCGGGCAGTGAGAATGCAGATGTTAGCTCGGGGGAGGTGTACGAGGGTGGGCACGAGGCTAGCTCAACATCTGGTGCCAGGCGGGAAGGCCGGAATACGAGGGGATCGGTCACTTTTGAAGAAAGCGGTTCTCTACCATTCCTTAGCCTTGCACAGTTTTTCCTACTCAACGAAGATGATGATGACCAACCAAGAGGACTCACCAAAGAACAAATTGACAACCTAGCCATGAGGAATTTTGGTGAGAGCGACGCTCTGAAAACCTGCAGCGTGTGCATCACAGAGTACACGGAGGGCAACAAGCTCCGCAAGCTGCCGTGCTCGCACGAGTACCACGTGCACTGCATCGACCGCTGGCTGTCGGAGAACTCCACCTGCCCCATCTGCCGCAGAGCAGTCTTAGCTTCTGGGAACAGAGAGAGCGTTGTCTAA
- the RLIM gene encoding E3 ubiquitin-protein ligase RLIM isoform X1, with translation MESSDSSDKGSIDQSEAQRQSQLDRLDREEAFYQFVNNLSEEDYRLMRDNNLLGTPGEITEEELLRRLHQVKEGPPQQNSDENRGAESAEDVSNGDSIIDWLNSVRQTGNTTRSGQRGNQSWRAVSRTNPNSGDFRFSLEINVNRNNGNTNPETENEPSVEPSNGEDLENSQSDSEIPRSESPSVRQPGSERSSAEELTAEEASPPRGQRRARSRSPEQRRTRARTDRSRSPINAVSEAPRRSHHNTSSQTLDHSSASEAEGSSRTRQHVTLRQHTVGTEVPSENAVLFSPPETRPAPQAAGSSESTGTSESAAPGQRPPTIVLDLQVRRVRPGEYRQRDSIANRTRSRSQTPNNTVTYESERGGFRRTFSRSERAGVRTYVSTIRIPIRRILNTGLSETTSVAIQTMLRQIMTGFGELSYFMYSDSDADPSGPAPNQNVETSEPQSGGGGTSGSENADVSSGEVYEGGHEASSTSGARREGRNTRGSVTFEESGSLPFLSLAQFFLLNEDDDDQPRGLTKEQIDNLAMRNFGESDALKTCSVCITEYTEGNKLRKLPCSHEYHVHCIDRWLSENSTCPICRRAVLASGNRESVV, from the exons ATGGAAAGCTCAGATTCAAGTGATAAAGGAAGTATTGATCAATCAGAAGCCCAACGTCAGAGCCAGCTGGATCGGTTAGATCGAGAAGAAGCTTTCTATCAGTTTGTGAACAACCTGAGTGAAGAGGACTACAGGCTTATGAGAGATAACAATTTGCTAGGAACACCAG GTGAAATTACTGAAGAAGAGTTGCTGAGAAGGCTACACCAAGTTAAAGAAGGTCCGCCACAGCAAAACAGTGATGAGAATAGAG GTGCAGAGTCCGCAGAAGATGTTTCAAATGGAGATTCTATAATAGACTGGCTTAATTCAGTCCGACAGACTGGAAACACAACACGAAGTGGGCAGCGAGGAAACCAGTCCTGGAGAGCAGTGAGCCGGACTAACCCAAATAGTGGCGACTTCAGATTCAGTTTGGAAATAAATGTCAATCGTAATAATGGGAACACGAATCCAGAAACTGAGAATGAGCCATCTGTAGAGCCTTCCAATGGGGAGGATTTGGAAAACAGCCAAAGTGACTCTGAAATTCCAAGGTCTGAATCACCATCTGTAAGGCAGCCTGGATCAGAAAGGAGCAGTGCGGAGGAGCTGACGGCTGAGGAGGCTTCCCCTCCTAGAGGGCAGAGGAGAGccaggagtaggagtccagaaCAGCGGCGGACGCGGGCTAGGACTGATAGAAGTAGGTCACCTATTAATGCAGTGAGTGAGGCCCCTCGCAGGTCTCATCACAACACATCATCTCAAACACTTGACCACTCCTCAgcgagcgaggctgagggcagcTCTAGAACTAGGCAGCACGTGACGTTAAGGCAGCACACAGTGGGGACTGAGGTGCCAAGTGAAAATGCAGTTCTCTTTTCCCCCCCTGAAACGAGGCCTGCTCCTCAAGCAGCAGGTTCTTCAGAAAGTACCGGCACCAGTGAGTCTGCGGCTCCTGGGCAGAGGCCTCCCACCATAGTGCTTGACCTCCAGGTGAGAAGAGTTCGCCCGGGAGAGTACCGGCAAAGGGACAGCATAGCCAACAGGACCCGGTCCCGGTCCCAGACCCCCAACAACACGGTCACCTACGAGAGCGAGCGCGGAGGCTTCCGGCGCACGTTCTCCCGCTCGGAGCGGGCTGGAGTGAGAACTTACGTCAGCACCATTAGGATTCCCATCCGTAGGATCTTAAACACAGGCCTGAGCGAGACTACGTCAGTTGCCATCCAGACCATGCTGAGGCAGATCATGACAGGCTTCGGGGAGCTCAGTTACTTCATGTACAGTGATAGCGATGCAGATCCCAGTGGGCCAGCTCCCAATCAGAACGTGGAGACTTCTGAGCCGCAGAGCGGAGGTGGGGGCACCTCGGGCAGTGAGAATGCAGATGTTAGCTCGGGGGAGGTGTACGAGGGTGGGCACGAGGCTAGCTCAACATCTGGTGCCAGGCGGGAAGGCCGGAATACGAGGGGATCGGTCACTTTTGAAGAAAGCGGTTCTCTACCATTCCTTAGCCTTGCACAGTTTTTCCTACTCAACGAAGATGATGATGACCAACCAAGAGGACTCACCAAAGAACAAATTGACAACCTAGCCATGAGGAATTTTGGTGAGAGCGACGCTCTGAAAACCTGCAGCGTGTGCATCACAGAGTACACGGAGGGCAACAAGCTCCGCAAGCTGCCGTGCTCGCACGAGTACCACGTGCACTGCATCGACCGCTGGCTGTCGGAGAACTCCACCTGCCCCATCTGCCGCAGAGCAGTCTTAGCTTCTGGGAACAGAGAGAGCGTTGTCTAA